The DNA window TTGTCAATGACAGAATATTGGAGACCATTTTTTCCGAGAATGTTGGAACCATATACTTTTTTGTCGAGGTAGAAATTAAGGATGGCTGTAGTTTTGTAACCATCATCTGAAAAGATGAAGGCGTCTTTATGTTGATCTGAAATTATTTTTACTTCCTGGCTCAATTTTTCCCAACCCCACCAGGTGTCATCAGATTTAACGGGGACGGGATAAAAGATGATTTCTATGGCCACTGCAAGGTGGAGGAAAACACTGATGATGGTTTGATATTTAAGTTGATTTATGCTCACAAACCTGCTTACAAGTATGATGCCGGAGATGTATGCCGGGAACATCCAATTCAGTTTTACCCAATACAACAAGGAAATCGCTGTAAAGAAAAAAAGGATGGGCAAAGTAAAGCACCATAAAAACAAATTATGATTGTTTGGTAATTTTCTTTTTAGGAGAGTCTTTTTAGTCAAGCGATAGATCAGCCACCAGATAAGAGCAAAAAGTATTGGCAACAATAATGCAGCTTGTGTGGCCAAACTTCCAAAAAAATAATTCCATTTTGGTTGTATGCTCATGATTGCAGAAGCACGGTCATTGGATTGAAACCGGAAGGACATCCAGTCGTGTTGTACATTCCAGATAATGACCGGAGCAATGAAAATTATCCAGACTAGAAAAGCGAGTATAACTTTATAGGAAATGAGATATGGTCTGTATTTCTGAGAAAGCAATAAAAACAAGATCAGTCCTGCAGGCAGCATGAGCGCTGTGTATTTGCTGTCAAAGGCCAGTCCCATCGCCATTCCTCCAAGCAACCAATAAATCGTCTTGTCTTCGAAGATGGCATGATAGAAGAATAGAATTGTAAGTGTCCAAAAAAATATAAGCGGCACATCAGGAGTGGTATTGATCATCAACACTGTGAGCATAAGTGTTGAGGCAAATAGTATGACTGACTTTCCAACCACCAGGTTGGAATTGAATTTTTTGCTTAGTTTGAAGAATAGGAAAAGAGAGGCGCATCCCATGATGAAGTCTGTGCATTTTATAGACCATACGGAATGGCCAAGCAAGCAGGTAAATCCTCGAAGCATGTATGCAACAGCCGGGGGGTGGTCAAAGTAGGATAAATCCAAATGCTCACTGTAAAAGAAATAATAGGCATCCTGGGGCATTAATCCCATGGTGCATACGATGATCGCACGGAGCAGGAAGATGATGAACAGGAGCCAGAGGATCCAAACGGAACTTCCGTTAAAAAGGAAATATTTACTTATAAACTGCTTCAAGCTCAACTTTCAAATGATGGGTGAAGCTATGGATAAAAACTGAAATCTTGAAAATTGTCAGTAAGGAAAAATACATATGTGGAATGCCCTGTGTTAAATTTTTGAAGGCTAATAAACGTGCCAACTTAATCCACAGCTGATATTTTCCAAAATGATCTAAATTTATTTTTCATAAAAGTGTTAAAATATTTGGAAATTTATTTTTTGATTTATATTTGAATTCTAGAATTAAGTAATTGCTGAGGCATGCCAGCTTTTACTATGAGTTAAAACACCGGACATCAGTTAACATTTGTGCGCTGAAAAAACATGAAATGTGGATTATTGATCCACTACCCTACTGCTGAGAAGCTCTCCCTATAATGCTTCACTATGTGTATCGTTCAGATTATCCTAAAACTTTTCCTGCGCTACAGGAAGAAAATAAACTATTATGAAAACAATTCAAAACAACACTAAGCAATTCAAAAAAAAATGCAATTTTTCCTCAGAAGAAAAGAGGGGTTTTGAACATGATGTTTGTGATTATGCGGATGAATTATTGCCCTTGGTTAATGGGGAAATTACATATACTGCTTTCCAGAATGAGCACCGATGGGTAGACAGGTTTCAAGTTTATCATTTACTAACTGAAGCCAATTGTCAGAATCTCAGTAATTCTGTACAACTGTTTATGGATCAGGTGGGCAATTCAGAAATTGGAAAATTAGTGCTTGTAGAGAGTGGTCTGAATTCATTGGCAATTGAAGCTAATGATCCGAATCAGTTACTCCTTGACTCTCTTCACATCCTACAAGATATTTTGTTCGATCAGCTGAATGCCATGTCAGTAATGAACTGGTTTAGCTGGGACAGCATTATTGTTGTGGACCTGACTGACCAAATAAACTCTATGCAACAACTTTTGGATTCCATGATGGAGATTAATACGGAAGTCAGAGATGCATTGCTGGAGGATCTGATTGATTTCAATTCAAATATAAGTGTCAGCACCGCCATCGCAACGCAATTGAAGTTTGTCAATGACCTGCAGATTCGTTCCATGATGGACCTTGATTTTGAAATGACAGAGACAGAAGAAAGTGAGCTGTACAATATTGCCATATTGTGCCCGGATGAGGGTGGTTATGCCACTTTAAAAGCCAGAGGGCTGCTGCATCAAATGGGTTATAATCAAGTGTTTGATGACAGGCCATGTCATGAAAGCACAATTCAACCGATCATATTGAAGTTGCCGACTGAGAAGTTAATTGTCCTGCCTAATCCGGTTTATGAAAATGTATGCATCAGCACTTTATCTGGTCAGGCAATGATGGATTTAGTGCTCTTTGATCCTATCGGCAGAGAGATATTAAAACAATCAAAGATGGAAGAAAATAATATCTATTTGGATATGTCCGGTTTTCCTTGCGGAAATTACATCTTTCAAGCTACACTTAGCAATGGGGACTTCGTCAGAACAAAAATAAACATCATCCGATGAGCAGAAACATAATTCAAACAAAGGTAAGGCTGAAAAGGCCTTTCCTTTGTTTCTTATTTATCGTGAATGGTCTTTGGTTACATGGCCAGCAGTACCGTTATGATTACACCTGGTTGATGTCTGATTACACCAGCAATTTGATGGTAATGAAATTTCATAAACCGGTAGATTCAAACAATATTCGAGTAGACTCTGTAAAGAAGGAAATAAGATTTAGGTTCACAAATTCCATGATCAGCAATTCTGCAGGAGAATTGGTAGCCTACAGCAATGGTTGTTTTATCAATCATAGGGAATACGATGTGATGGAAAATGGTGGGGGCATCAATCCCGGGAATGTGCGGATGGAATCCTGCACCACGGCCTACAATTATTACCCTACCGCAGAGCAGAGTATGGTATTTATACCTGATCCAATGGATACCTTGAGGTATTATTTGATTCATAATTCTGCGGTATTGCAAGAAAATCCTCTTACTTATTGGGTAGATGCCTTGAGATATTCCATCATCGATATGCGATATAATAATGGTTTAGGAAAAACTATAATTAAGAATGTTCCTCTAATAAATGACAGCACCACAATAGCAGATATTGCATTGGTCAAACATAGCAACAATCAGGATTGGTGGATAGTGGTAAAGAAATTCATCAGAGGATCCTATGATAAATTTTTATTAAGCAATGGCAACTTTCAACTGGTAAACCAACAGGAAATTGGGGACACGACCAATCATTACCAAAATGGAGGAGGAGGTATGCTTACTTTTTCACCGGATGGATCAAGATTAATCCGATATCATCCATACGATGATGGATTTTTTTTATTTGATTTTGACCGGACGACAGGGCAATTAAGCAATTACCGGCGGATACCGGTGACCGACAGTTTGGTGCTGGATGGAGGGGCGTGTTTTTCCCCTTCGGGAAGGTTTTTGTATGTGGGCACTTACTGGGATCTGTATCAATATGATCTGGAATCAACAGACATAAAAGGGAGTGAGGTACACATAGCACATTATGATGGCTATAAAACAAAAGGAATCTTGCGCGCTATGATTGGACGGATGCAGTGGGGTCCTGACTGTAAAATCTATGTCAATTGCCGGAATAGTATGGATGCTTTGCATGTGATACATCGGCCCAATGAGAAAGGTATAGCCTGTGATTTCAGACCGCATGATTTAAAGTTACCACAAACACATAGTGGTACTCTTCCCTATTTTCCAAATTACCGACAGGGACTTGCACCTTTATGTGATCCGGAGCTTACGGTGTCTGTTAGCGAGGTTCCTGTGTTACCTGAAGTATATGTGTTTCCTAATCCTGCACGGGATAGAATGCATATAAGTGTGCGGGAAGAGAGCAGTAATGCAGGGCGATTGCAGATATACAATACAGCCGGCCAAAGAATAAAGGAAAGTGCTATGGTATCGGGTATGAATGAATACGAGATAGAAGTATCGGGATGGCAGTCAGGAATTTATTTTTATGTAATTTATCTGAATGATGGAAGAATGATGAATGGAAAATTTGTGGTGGAATAAATTGAAAAAAATTACCCCATTTACATTTTGGAAATTACATCGTTCAAGCAACGCTGGGCAATGGGGACTTCGTCAGAACAAAAATAAACATCATCCGATGAACAGAAACATAATTCAAACAAAAGAAAGGCTGAAAAGGCCTTTCCTTTGTTTCTTATTTATCGTGAATGGTCTTTGGTTACAAGGCCAGCAATACCGTTATGATTACACCTGGTTGATGTCTGATTATACCAGAAATATAATGGTGATGACATTTCATAAACCTGTAGATTCAAATAATGTACGGATAGATTCAGTCAAGAAAGAATTGAGGTTAAACAGTTCTGCTATGATCAGCAATTCTGCCGGAGAATTGGTAGCCTACAGCAATGGTTGTTTTATCAATCACAGAGGCTACGATGTGATGGAAAATGGTGTGGGCATCAATCCAGGGAATGTACGGATGGAATCCTGTACCACTGCTTACAATTATTATCCTACCGCAGAGCAGAGCTTGGTATTTATACCAGATCCAATGGATACCTTGAGGTATTATTTGATTCATAATTCTGCGGTATTGCAAGAAAATCCTCTTACTTATTGGGTAGATGCCTTGAGATATTCCATCATCGATATGCGATATAATAATGGTTTAGGAAAAACTATAATTAAGAATGTTCCTCTGATAAATGACAGCACCACAATAGCAGATATTGCATTGGTCAAACATAGCAACAATCAGGATTGGTGGATAGTGGTAAAGAAATTCATCAGAGGATCCTATGATAAATTTTTATTAAGCAATGGCAACTTTCAACTGGTAAACCAACAGGAAATTGGGGACACGACCAATCATTACCAAAATGGAGGAGGAGGTATGCTTACTTTTTCACCGGATGGATCAAGATTAATCCGATATCATCCATACGATGATGGATTTTTCTTATTTGATTTTGACAGGACGACAGGGCAATTAAGCAATTACCGGCGGATACCGGTGACCGACAGTTTGGTGCTGGATGGTGGCGCGTGTTTTTCTCCATCGGGAAGGTTTTTGTATGTAGGCACTTACTGGGATTTGTATCAATATGATCTGGAATCAACAGACATCAAGGGTAGTGAGGTACATATAGCACATTATGATGGTTATCGATCCAAGGGAATTTTTAGAGCAATGATTGGACGGATGCAATGGGGTCCGGATTGTAAGATATATGTGAACTGTCGCAGCAGTATGGATGCCTTGCACGTGATACATCGGCCCAATGAGAAAGGTATAGCCTGTGATTTCAGACCGCATGATCTAAAGTTGCCACAACTTCACGGAGGCACTCTTCCCTATTTTCCAAATTACCGACTGGGACTTGCACCTTTATGTGATCCGGAACTTACGGTGTCTGTTAGCGAGGTTCCTGTGTTACCTGAAGTATATGTGTTTCCTAATCCTGCACGGGATAGAATGCATATAAGTGTGCGGGAAGAGAGCAGTAATGCAGGGCGATTGCAGATATACAATACAGCCGGCCAAAGAATAAAGGAAAGTGCTATGGTATCGGGTATGAATGAATACGAGATAGAAGTATCGGGATGGCAGTCAGGAATTTATTTTTATGTAATTTATCTGAATGATGGAAGAATGATGAATGGAAAATTTGTGGTGGAATAAATTGAAAAAAAATTACCCCATTTACATTTTGGAAATTACATCGTTCAAGCTACCCTGGGCAATGGGGACTTCGTCAGAACAAAAATAAATATCATCCGATGAGCAGAAACATAATTCAAACAAAGGTAAGGCTGAAAAGGCCTTTCCTTTGTTTCTTATTTATCGTGAATGGTCTTTGGTTACAAGGCCAGCAGTACCGGTATGATTACACCTGGTTGATGTCTGATTATACCAGAAATATAATGGTGATGACCTTTCATAAGCCGGTGGATTCAAATAATGTAAGAATAGACTCTGTCAAGAAAGAATTGAGGTTAAACAGTTCTGCTATGATCAGCAATTCTGCCGGAGAATTGGTAGCCTACAGCAATGGTTGTTTTATCAATCACAGAGGCTACGATGTGATGGAAAATGGTGGGGGCATCAATCCCGGGAATATACGAATGGAATCCTGCACCACGGACTACAATTATTATCCTACCGCAGAGCAGAGCATGGTATTTATTCCTGATCCAATGGATGTTATGAGGTATTATTTGATCCATAATTCTGCCGTAATACAATACAATCCTCTTAAAGCTTGGACAGATGCCTTGAGATATTCCATCATCGATATGCGATACAATAATGGCAAAGGTAAGGTGGTTGAGAAGAATAAAATACTGTTGGGTGACAGCACCTTAAGTGGTGAGGTGGCTGTAATGAAACATGCAAATAATAAATCATACTGGGTGGTAACTAAGAAAGCATTGGAGAATTCATATTACAGTTTTGTGTTAAATGATACCGGAATTACAGGTCCTTATATTCA is part of the Candidatus Vicinibacter affinis genome and encodes:
- a CDS encoding glycosyltransferase family 39 protein, which produces MKQFISKYFLFNGSSVWILWLLFIIFLLRAIIVCTMGLMPQDAYYFFYSEHLDLSYFDHPPAVAYMLRGFTCLLGHSVWSIKCTDFIMGCASLFLFFKLSKKFNSNLVVGKSVILFASTLMLTVLMINTTPDVPLIFFWTLTILFFYHAIFEDKTIYWLLGGMAMGLAFDSKYTALMLPAGLILFLLLSQKYRPYLISYKVILAFLVWIIFIAPVIIWNVQHDWMSFRFQSNDRASAIMSIQPKWNYFFGSLATQAALLLPILFALIWWLIYRLTKKTLLKRKLPNNHNLFLWCFTLPILFFFTAISLLYWVKLNWMFPAYISGIILVSRFVSINQLKYQTIISVFLHLAVAIEIIFYPVPVKSDDTWWGWEKLSQEVKIISDQHKDAFIFSDDGYKTTAILNFYLDKKVYGSNILGKNGLQYSVIDNDLSSLKSKSALYIDSQPQIKDTFPSSTTPEILLNYFEEINQLPPILLKNKQGKLLRKFLVFKCTHYKGI
- a CDS encoding T9SS type A sorting domain-containing protein, with translation MKTIQNNTKQFKKKCNFSSEEKRGFEHDVCDYADELLPLVNGEITYTAFQNEHRWVDRFQVYHLLTEANCQNLSNSVQLFMDQVGNSEIGKLVLVESGLNSLAIEANDPNQLLLDSLHILQDILFDQLNAMSVMNWFSWDSIIVVDLTDQINSMQQLLDSMMEINTEVRDALLEDLIDFNSNISVSTAIATQLKFVNDLQIRSMMDLDFEMTETEESELYNIAILCPDEGGYATLKARGLLHQMGYNQVFDDRPCHESTIQPIILKLPTEKLIVLPNPVYENVCISTLSGQAMMDLVLFDPIGREILKQSKMEENNIYLDMSGFPCGNYIFQATLSNGDFVRTKINIIR
- a CDS encoding T9SS type A sorting domain-containing protein codes for the protein MSRNIIQTKVRLKRPFLCFLFIVNGLWLHGQQYRYDYTWLMSDYTSNLMVMKFHKPVDSNNIRVDSVKKEIRFRFTNSMISNSAGELVAYSNGCFINHREYDVMENGGGINPGNVRMESCTTAYNYYPTAEQSMVFIPDPMDTLRYYLIHNSAVLQENPLTYWVDALRYSIIDMRYNNGLGKTIIKNVPLINDSTTIADIALVKHSNNQDWWIVVKKFIRGSYDKFLLSNGNFQLVNQQEIGDTTNHYQNGGGGMLTFSPDGSRLIRYHPYDDGFFLFDFDRTTGQLSNYRRIPVTDSLVLDGGACFSPSGRFLYVGTYWDLYQYDLESTDIKGSEVHIAHYDGYKTKGILRAMIGRMQWGPDCKIYVNCRNSMDALHVIHRPNEKGIACDFRPHDLKLPQTHSGTLPYFPNYRQGLAPLCDPELTVSVSEVPVLPEVYVFPNPARDRMHISVREESSNAGRLQIYNTAGQRIKESAMVSGMNEYEIEVSGWQSGIYFYVIYLNDGRMMNGKFVVE
- a CDS encoding T9SS type A sorting domain-containing protein, encoding MNRNIIQTKERLKRPFLCFLFIVNGLWLQGQQYRYDYTWLMSDYTRNIMVMTFHKPVDSNNVRIDSVKKELRLNSSAMISNSAGELVAYSNGCFINHRGYDVMENGVGINPGNVRMESCTTAYNYYPTAEQSLVFIPDPMDTLRYYLIHNSAVLQENPLTYWVDALRYSIIDMRYNNGLGKTIIKNVPLINDSTTIADIALVKHSNNQDWWIVVKKFIRGSYDKFLLSNGNFQLVNQQEIGDTTNHYQNGGGGMLTFSPDGSRLIRYHPYDDGFFLFDFDRTTGQLSNYRRIPVTDSLVLDGGACFSPSGRFLYVGTYWDLYQYDLESTDIKGSEVHIAHYDGYRSKGIFRAMIGRMQWGPDCKIYVNCRSSMDALHVIHRPNEKGIACDFRPHDLKLPQLHGGTLPYFPNYRLGLAPLCDPELTVSVSEVPVLPEVYVFPNPARDRMHISVREESSNAGRLQIYNTAGQRIKESAMVSGMNEYEIEVSGWQSGIYFYVIYLNDGRMMNGKFVVE